One part of the Pandoraea faecigallinarum genome encodes these proteins:
- the cysT gene encoding sulfate ABC transporter permease subunit CysT — MSTALFPLWRKPSALPGFGLTMGYTVAYLSLVVLVPLLMVFIKASSLDWASFVTAVSSPRVLASYRLTFGISLAAASLNAVFGFILAWVLVRYTFPGKRFVDALIDLPFALPTSVAGIVLAAIYAPNGWVGRWFEPLGIKIAFTPLGIFVALTFIGLPFVVRTLQPVLEEFEREQEEAAACLGATRWQTLRHVILPAVLPALLTGFALAFARAVGEYGSVIFIAGNIPMVSEITSLLIITKLEQYDFAGAAALAVVMLLISFVLLLLINTLQWWLQRRHSGRRASGV, encoded by the coding sequence ATGAGTACCGCACTGTTTCCCCTGTGGCGCAAGCCAAGTGCCTTGCCGGGCTTCGGCCTGACGATGGGCTACACCGTCGCGTACCTGAGCCTTGTGGTGCTGGTGCCGTTGCTGATGGTCTTCATCAAGGCGAGCTCGCTCGATTGGGCGAGTTTCGTCACCGCGGTGAGTTCGCCGCGCGTGCTGGCGTCGTACCGCCTCACGTTCGGCATCTCGCTTGCGGCGGCGTCGCTCAACGCCGTTTTCGGTTTCATTCTCGCGTGGGTGCTGGTGCGCTACACCTTTCCCGGCAAGCGCTTCGTCGATGCCCTGATCGATCTGCCGTTCGCGTTGCCGACGTCCGTGGCGGGCATCGTGCTCGCCGCGATCTACGCGCCGAACGGCTGGGTCGGACGTTGGTTCGAACCGCTCGGCATCAAGATCGCGTTCACACCGCTGGGCATTTTCGTGGCGCTCACGTTCATCGGCCTGCCATTTGTCGTGCGCACGCTGCAACCGGTGCTCGAAGAGTTCGAGCGCGAGCAGGAGGAGGCGGCGGCCTGCCTTGGCGCGACGCGCTGGCAGACGCTGCGCCACGTGATTCTGCCGGCCGTGCTGCCCGCGCTGCTGACCGGTTTCGCGCTGGCCTTCGCGCGTGCCGTCGGCGAGTACGGTTCGGTGATTTTCATCGCGGGCAACATTCCGATGGTCTCCGAGATTACGTCGCTGCTGATCATCACCAAGCTGGAACAATACGATTTTGCAGGCGCGGCGGCGCTGGCCGTCGTCATGCTGCTGATCTCGTTCGTGCTGCTGTTGCTTATCAATACGCTGCAATGGTGGCTGCAACGCCGTCATTCCGGGCGTCGCGCCAGTGGCGTCTGA
- a CDS encoding CysB family HTH-type transcriptional regulator has translation MNFQQLRYVREAVRQNLNLTEAASALYTSQSGVSKQIKDLEDELGVDVFVRRGKRLTGLTEPGKAVLQLIERMLLDAENLRRVARQFADQDSGHLVVATTHTQARYALPQVIKQFTSVYPKVHLALRQGSPRQIAQMVIDGEADIGITTEALDRFPDIVTFPCYSWHHVAVVPREHPLVGRENVTLADIAEYPIITYDGDFTGRSHVDKAFTDQGLVPDIVLTALDTDVIKTYVELGLGVGIVAAMAVDPRKDQDLAVLELDNAFEPSTTRIGLRRGAFLRSYAYRFIEMLAPALKEQEISTQLREALEFAA, from the coding sequence ATGAATTTCCAGCAATTGCGCTATGTGCGCGAAGCGGTTCGTCAGAACCTCAATCTCACGGAAGCGGCCAGTGCGCTGTACACGTCGCAGTCCGGCGTGAGCAAGCAGATCAAGGATCTGGAGGATGAGCTTGGCGTGGATGTCTTCGTGCGTCGCGGCAAGCGTCTTACCGGCCTGACCGAACCGGGCAAGGCCGTACTGCAACTCATCGAGCGCATGCTGCTCGACGCCGAGAACCTGCGCCGGGTAGCGCGTCAGTTCGCGGATCAGGACAGCGGGCATCTCGTGGTCGCGACCACGCACACGCAGGCGCGCTATGCCCTGCCGCAGGTCATCAAGCAGTTCACGAGCGTCTATCCGAAAGTGCATCTGGCACTGCGTCAGGGCAGCCCGCGCCAGATCGCGCAGATGGTCATCGACGGCGAAGCCGACATCGGCATCACGACCGAGGCGCTCGACCGGTTTCCCGATATCGTCACGTTCCCGTGCTATTCGTGGCATCACGTGGCGGTCGTGCCGAGAGAGCACCCGCTGGTCGGACGCGAGAACGTGACGCTTGCGGATATCGCCGAATACCCGATCATCACGTATGACGGCGATTTCACGGGCCGCTCGCACGTCGACAAGGCATTCACGGATCAGGGGCTGGTGCCCGACATCGTGCTCACCGCGCTCGATACGGACGTGATCAAGACGTATGTCGAACTCGGGCTGGGGGTGGGCATCGTCGCGGCGATGGCCGTCGATCCGCGAAAGGACCAGGATCTGGCCGTGCTGGAGCTCGACAACGCGTTCGAGCCGAGCACAACGCGCATCGGGCTGCGTCGTGGCGCGTTCCTGCGCTCTTACGCTTACCGGTTCATCGAGATGCTCGCGCCGGCCCTCAAGGAGCAGGAAATCTCCACGCAACTGCGTGAAGCGCTGGAGTTTGCGGCGTGA
- a CDS encoding TetR/AcrR family transcriptional regulator: MSTPTDLRSRKRLATRQGISNAATRLFHEHGFDHVTVDQIAAAADVGRMTVFNHFPRKEDMFFDRDEEGREMLRAAIRERAPGVSPVEALRLLAHRLVEQGNPFVDFSAQSQEFVRTIEGSETLMARARAIRDELADGVAQALAESAGRPPGDVQAQLAAAMLLAAWTVAFLHAHRTFRQTQDSAAARQAFLSLVDQGATGLNAALAGSPYV; this comes from the coding sequence ATGTCAACGCCAACCGATCTGAGATCACGCAAACGTCTGGCCACCCGGCAGGGGATTTCCAACGCGGCCACGCGGCTTTTCCACGAACACGGTTTCGATCATGTGACGGTGGACCAGATTGCGGCAGCGGCCGACGTCGGCCGGATGACCGTGTTCAACCATTTCCCGCGTAAGGAAGACATGTTCTTCGACCGCGACGAAGAGGGTCGAGAGATGCTGCGTGCGGCCATTCGGGAGCGGGCGCCGGGCGTTTCTCCGGTCGAGGCGTTGCGTTTGCTGGCGCATCGGCTTGTCGAACAAGGCAACCCGTTCGTCGATTTTTCGGCGCAAAGCCAGGAATTCGTGCGCACCATCGAGGGCAGCGAGACGCTCATGGCTCGCGCCCGGGCGATCCGGGACGAACTGGCCGATGGGGTGGCCCAGGCGCTTGCCGAAAGCGCGGGACGGCCGCCGGGCGACGTGCAGGCTCAACTGGCGGCCGCCATGCTCCTGGCGGCCTGGACCGTTGCGTTCCTTCATGCCCATCGGACTTTTCGCCAAACGCAGGACTCCGCCGCCGCGCGACAAGCCTTCCTGAGCCTCGTGGATCAGGGAGCGACGGGGCTGAACGCCGCGTTGGCAGGCTCCCCTTACGTCTGA
- the glxR gene encoding 2-hydroxy-3-oxopropionate reductase: MAKLGFIGLGIMGAPMAKHLQNAGHKLFLYERRTPPQDLIDGQATVCTSAKEVAKRADIVFVMVPDTPDVGAVLFGEDGLAEGLTAGKIVVDMSSISPIETKEYAKKIKALGCEYLDAPVSGGEVGAKAASLSIMVGGSQAAFDDVKPFFELMGKNITLVGENGAGQTCKVANQIVVALTIEAVGEALLFASKAGADPAKVRAALMGGFASSRILEVHGERMVKRNFEPGFRIALHQKDLNLALQTAKTLGVSLPNTATAQELFNACAANGGAAWDHSGMVRALEMLANHTVA; encoded by the coding sequence ATGGCAAAACTCGGTTTTATTGGTCTGGGTATCATGGGCGCGCCGATGGCGAAGCATCTGCAAAACGCCGGTCACAAGCTGTTCCTGTACGAGCGCCGTACGCCCCCGCAAGACCTGATCGACGGTCAGGCGACTGTCTGCACGTCGGCCAAGGAAGTCGCCAAGCGCGCCGACATCGTGTTCGTGATGGTGCCGGATACCCCGGACGTGGGCGCAGTCCTGTTCGGTGAAGACGGACTGGCCGAAGGCTTGACGGCCGGCAAGATCGTGGTCGACATGAGCTCGATCTCGCCGATCGAAACCAAGGAATACGCCAAAAAGATCAAGGCGCTCGGCTGCGAATACCTCGACGCCCCGGTGTCGGGCGGCGAAGTCGGCGCCAAGGCCGCGTCGCTGTCGATCATGGTCGGCGGCTCGCAAGCCGCGTTCGACGACGTCAAGCCGTTCTTCGAACTGATGGGCAAGAACATCACGCTCGTCGGTGAGAACGGAGCGGGTCAAACCTGCAAGGTCGCCAACCAGATCGTCGTCGCACTGACGATCGAAGCCGTGGGCGAAGCCCTGCTCTTCGCCTCGAAGGCAGGTGCCGATCCGGCGAAGGTCCGTGCTGCGCTGATGGGTGGCTTCGCGTCGTCGCGCATTCTGGAAGTGCACGGCGAGCGCATGGTCAAGCGCAACTTCGAGCCGGGCTTCCGCATCGCCCTGCACCAGAAGGATCTGAACCTGGCGCTGCAAACCGCGAAGACCCTCGGCGTGTCGCTGCCGAACACGGCTACTGCGCAGGAACTGTTCAACGCCTGCGCGGCAAACGGCGGTGCGGCATGGGACCACTCGGGCATGGTGCGCGCGCTGGAAATGCTCGCCAACCACACCGTGGCGTAA
- a CDS encoding enoyl-CoA hydratase/isomerase family protein, translating into MTDFLCTEIRGRIGFVTLNRPKALNALSHDMIRAMAAALADWRDDPNVLGVVLQGAGEKGLCAGGDIRYFHEAISAGRTDIMDFFTDEYKLNYAIASYPKPYIALMDGVVMGGGMGISQGAALRIVTEATRMAMPETAIGLFPDVGGGFFLANLAGHLGEYLGTTGIVFGAVDACEIGLADVVLPRASLPALCEHLAAGDWSDSEAVLDAARTFCRESLPPAGLAPGKLAPLRSVIDEHFGLADMPAILRALKAEPRCEYSGWAQETEDLLRTKRSALMVCVSLEQVRRARKLSLADELREEWLMMRSVFNLDGRTGAEGVEGIRAMVIDKDHHPRWQHSTIEAVTPEDVARFFDGERRGANHPLRDLGE; encoded by the coding sequence ATGACCGATTTCCTCTGTACCGAGATTCGCGGCCGCATCGGCTTCGTCACCCTGAATCGCCCGAAGGCGCTCAATGCCTTGTCGCACGACATGATTCGTGCGATGGCGGCCGCACTTGCCGATTGGCGAGACGATCCGAACGTGCTCGGTGTCGTGCTTCAGGGCGCCGGTGAGAAGGGGTTGTGCGCCGGTGGCGACATTCGCTATTTCCATGAGGCCATCAGCGCCGGTCGTACGGACATCATGGATTTCTTCACCGACGAGTACAAACTGAACTACGCCATTGCGTCGTACCCGAAACCTTACATCGCGCTGATGGACGGCGTGGTGATGGGCGGCGGCATGGGAATTTCGCAGGGGGCCGCGCTGCGCATCGTGACGGAAGCGACGCGTATGGCGATGCCTGAGACGGCGATCGGCTTGTTCCCCGATGTTGGCGGTGGGTTCTTCCTCGCCAATCTTGCTGGACACCTCGGCGAGTATCTCGGCACGACGGGTATTGTGTTCGGCGCAGTCGATGCGTGCGAAATCGGTCTGGCGGACGTGGTGCTCCCGCGCGCATCGCTGCCCGCGCTTTGCGAGCATCTCGCGGCGGGCGACTGGAGCGACAGTGAGGCAGTACTCGACGCCGCGCGCACCTTCTGTCGCGAAAGCCTGCCGCCTGCGGGACTCGCACCGGGCAAGCTGGCACCGTTGCGCAGCGTGATCGACGAGCATTTCGGTTTGGCCGATATGCCTGCCATCCTCAGGGCGTTGAAGGCCGAACCACGATGCGAGTATTCCGGATGGGCGCAGGAGACAGAGGATCTGCTGCGCACCAAGCGTTCGGCGCTCATGGTGTGCGTGTCGCTGGAGCAAGTGCGTCGTGCGCGCAAGTTGTCGCTGGCGGATGAGTTGCGCGAAGAATGGCTGATGATGCGCAGCGTCTTCAATCTCGATGGCCGCACGGGGGCGGAAGGTGTGGAGGGCATCCGCGCGATGGTGATCGACAAGGACCACCATCCGCGCTGGCAGCATTCGACGATCGAAGCCGTGACACCGGAAGATGTCGCGCGGTTTTTCGATGGCGAACGTCGTGGCGCGAACCATCCGCTGCGAGATCTGGGCGAATAA
- a CDS encoding asparaginase — MTLTSFNPIPHYTVSSGELPRIALLATGGTIAGSAADATRTAGYQAGALGVQDLLAAVPALGNVAHIHAEQVAQIDSKDMSVSLWQKLAARVNALLAQPDVAGAVITHGTDTLEETAYYLHLTVNSRKPVVLTAAMRPATALSADGPLNLLNAVRVATDPISAGRGVMVAINNQIHCARDVVKTSTYKVDAFHSPEIGVLGWVQDERVAFQREPLQYHTVESEFVGLSGELPAVEVVSSYAGVSRIAVDALVEAGVQGIVVAGTGNGSLHALLQQALAEAVQRGVTVVRASRVGSGHVMHNGAAPDDQYGFVSAGNLHPYKARVLLMLALQAGVPRERMQSLFDEY; from the coding sequence ATGACATTGACCTCATTCAACCCGATTCCTCATTACACCGTCTCCTCCGGTGAGCTGCCGCGCATTGCGCTGCTGGCCACGGGCGGCACGATCGCGGGCAGCGCGGCAGATGCCACGCGCACCGCCGGTTATCAGGCCGGGGCGCTCGGTGTTCAGGACCTGCTGGCTGCCGTGCCCGCATTGGGCAACGTGGCGCACATCCACGCGGAACAAGTGGCGCAGATCGACAGCAAGGACATGTCGGTGTCGCTGTGGCAGAAACTGGCCGCGCGCGTGAATGCCCTGCTGGCCCAGCCCGACGTGGCCGGTGCCGTCATCACGCACGGCACGGATACGCTCGAAGAAACGGCGTACTACCTGCATCTGACGGTCAACAGTCGCAAGCCGGTCGTGCTGACGGCGGCGATGCGTCCCGCCACGGCCCTGTCGGCCGACGGTCCGCTCAATTTGCTCAATGCGGTGCGTGTGGCGACCGATCCGATTTCGGCCGGTCGCGGCGTGATGGTCGCCATCAACAATCAGATTCACTGCGCGCGCGACGTCGTCAAGACCAGCACCTACAAGGTAGACGCGTTCCACTCGCCGGAAATCGGCGTGCTCGGCTGGGTACAGGACGAGCGTGTCGCGTTTCAGCGTGAGCCGTTGCAATACCACACCGTCGAGAGCGAATTCGTCGGTTTGTCCGGCGAGCTGCCGGCCGTGGAAGTGGTGTCGAGTTACGCCGGGGTCTCGCGCATTGCCGTCGACGCGCTGGTGGAGGCCGGGGTGCAGGGCATCGTGGTGGCCGGCACGGGCAACGGCTCGTTGCACGCCTTGCTGCAACAGGCGCTGGCCGAGGCCGTACAGCGTGGCGTGACGGTGGTGCGTGCGTCGCGCGTGGGAAGCGGCCACGTGATGCACAACGGCGCCGCGCCGGACGATCAGTACGGCTTCGTGAGCGCCGGCAATCTGCATCCCTACAAGGCGCGCGTGTTGCTGATGCTGGCGTTGCAGGCGGGCGTGCCTCGCGAGCGCATGCAGAGTCTTTTCGACGAATATTGA
- the typA gene encoding translational GTPase TypA, with product MTRALRNIAIIAHVDHGKTTLVDQLLRQSGTFRENQQVAERVMDSNDIEKERGITILAKNCAVEYEGTHINIVDTPGHADFGGEVERVLSMVDSVLLVVDAVEGPMPQTRFVTRKALGLGLKPIVVVNKIDRPGARPDWVIDQTFDLMDKLGATNEQLDFPVVYASALNGFASLDSNVREGTMKPLFDAILEHVPVRDADPDAPLQLQISSLDYSTFVGRIGIGRITRGRVKPGQQVVMRSGPDGEILKRKINQVLTFKGLERVMSDEGAEAGDIVLINGIEDVGIGVTICDVDTPEALPLLTVDEPTLTMNFCVNTSPLAGREGKFVTSRQIRDRLDKELNHNVALRVKDTDSDSVFEVSGRGELHLTILIENMRREGYELAVSRPRVVIKEIDGVKHEPYEMLTIDLEDEHQGGVMEEIGRRKGEMLDMVSDGRGRTRLEYRIPARGLIGFQGDFLSMTRGTGLMSHIFDAYAPVKDGSLGERRNGVLISQDNGDAVAYALWKLQDRGRMFVKPGDALYEGMIIGIHSRDNDLVVNPIKGKQLTNVRASGTDEAVRLVPPIALSLEYAVEFIDDDELVEVTPQTIRLRKRHLLEHERKRASREEK from the coding sequence ATGACCCGCGCTCTCCGTAACATCGCCATCATCGCGCACGTCGACCACGGCAAAACCACGCTCGTCGACCAACTGCTGCGCCAGTCGGGCACCTTCCGCGAAAACCAGCAAGTCGCTGAACGCGTGATGGACTCGAACGACATCGAAAAAGAGCGCGGCATCACGATCCTCGCCAAAAACTGCGCCGTCGAATACGAAGGCACGCACATCAACATCGTCGATACCCCGGGACACGCGGACTTCGGCGGTGAAGTGGAGCGTGTGCTGTCGATGGTCGACAGCGTGCTGCTGGTCGTCGACGCTGTCGAAGGCCCGATGCCGCAAACGCGCTTCGTCACGCGCAAGGCGCTCGGCCTCGGCCTGAAGCCGATCGTCGTGGTCAACAAGATCGACCGTCCGGGCGCGCGTCCGGACTGGGTCATCGACCAGACGTTCGACCTGATGGACAAACTCGGCGCGACCAACGAACAGCTCGACTTCCCGGTCGTCTACGCCTCGGCACTGAACGGGTTCGCCAGCCTCGATTCGAACGTTCGCGAAGGCACGATGAAGCCGCTGTTCGACGCGATTCTCGAACACGTGCCGGTGCGCGACGCCGATCCGGACGCACCGCTGCAATTGCAGATCAGCTCGCTCGATTACTCGACGTTCGTCGGCCGTATCGGTATCGGCCGTATCACGCGTGGCCGTGTCAAACCGGGCCAGCAAGTGGTGATGCGCTCGGGCCCGGACGGTGAAATTCTCAAGCGCAAGATCAATCAGGTGCTGACCTTCAAGGGGCTGGAGCGCGTGATGTCGGACGAAGGCGCCGAAGCTGGCGACATCGTGCTGATCAACGGTATCGAAGACGTGGGCATTGGCGTCACGATCTGCGATGTGGACACGCCCGAAGCGCTGCCGCTGCTGACCGTCGACGAGCCGACGCTCACGATGAACTTCTGTGTGAACACGTCGCCGCTGGCCGGCCGTGAAGGCAAGTTCGTGACGAGCCGCCAGATCCGCGATCGTCTGGACAAGGAGCTGAACCACAACGTGGCGCTGCGCGTGAAGGACACCGACAGCGACTCCGTCTTCGAAGTGTCGGGCCGTGGCGAACTGCATCTGACGATTCTGATCGAGAACATGCGTCGCGAAGGCTATGAACTGGCCGTGTCGCGTCCGCGCGTGGTGATCAAGGAAATCGACGGCGTGAAGCACGAGCCGTACGAAATGCTGACCATCGACCTGGAAGACGAACATCAGGGCGGCGTCATGGAAGAAATCGGCCGCCGTAAGGGTGAAATGCTGGACATGGTATCGGACGGTCGTGGCCGCACGCGTCTGGAATACCGCATTCCGGCTCGCGGCCTGATCGGCTTCCAGGGCGATTTCCTGTCGATGACCCGCGGTACGGGCCTCATGAGCCATATCTTCGATGCTTACGCACCGGTCAAGGATGGTTCGCTGGGTGAGCGTCGTAACGGCGTGCTGATCTCGCAAGACAACGGCGATGCCGTGGCCTACGCACTCTGGAAGCTGCAAGATCGCGGTCGCATGTTTGTGAAGCCGGGCGACGCCCTTTACGAAGGCATGATCATCGGTATTCATAGCCGTGACAACGACCTCGTGGTCAACCCGATCAAGGGCAAGCAACTCACGAACGTGCGTGCGTCGGGTACCGACGAAGCCGTGCGTCTGGTGCCGCCGATCGCATTGAGCCTGGAATACGCGGTGGAATTCATCGACGACGACGAACTGGTCGAAGTCACGCCGCAGACGATTCGTCTGCGCAAGCGCCACCTCCTCGAACACGAGCGCAAGCGCGCTTCGCGCGAAGAGAAGTAA
- the lexA gene encoding transcriptional repressor LexA — MIKLTARQQQVYELVQQAIERTGFPPTRAEIAAELGFSSANAAEEHLRALARKGVIELAAGQSRGIRLKRLDEAGGSHQFTLPHMGLMQLSLPLVGRVAAGSPILAQEHIERNFQCDPNMFARQPDYLLKVRGMSMRDAGILDGDLLAVQKAADAREGQIVVARIGDDVTVKRFHRVKGGVELIAENPDFENINVDEGSGDFALEGIAVGLIRNNDL, encoded by the coding sequence ATGATCAAACTTACCGCCCGTCAACAGCAGGTCTACGAACTGGTTCAGCAAGCGATCGAGCGCACCGGCTTTCCGCCGACGCGCGCGGAAATCGCCGCCGAACTGGGCTTCTCTTCCGCCAACGCTGCCGAGGAGCATTTGCGTGCGCTGGCGCGCAAAGGGGTGATCGAACTGGCCGCCGGTCAATCGCGTGGCATCCGCCTCAAGCGCCTGGACGAAGCGGGCGGTTCTCACCAGTTCACGCTGCCGCACATGGGTCTCATGCAATTGTCGTTGCCACTCGTGGGGCGCGTCGCCGCCGGTAGTCCGATCCTGGCGCAGGAACATATCGAACGTAACTTCCAGTGCGACCCGAACATGTTCGCGCGCCAACCCGATTACCTGCTGAAGGTGCGCGGGATGTCGATGCGCGATGCCGGCATTCTCGACGGCGATCTGCTCGCCGTGCAGAAAGCGGCGGATGCACGTGAAGGCCAGATCGTCGTGGCCCGTATCGGCGACGACGTGACGGTTAAACGGTTTCACCGTGTCAAGGGTGGCGTCGAGCTGATCGCCGAAAACCCCGACTTCGAGAACATCAATGTCGACGAAGGCAGCGGTGATTTTGCGCTGGAAGGTATTGCGGTCGGCCTGATCCGCAACAACGATCTATGA
- the cysW gene encoding sulfate ABC transporter permease subunit CysW: MSDSLALSRPLPPATAARKSDPTDEPALVKAILIGVALSFFVLFLVLPLASVFVTALGKGFAAYWEGLTNDDALSAIRLTLLIAVIAVPLNLVFGVAASWAIARFEFRGKSVLTTLIDLPFSVSPVVAGLTFLLIFGRQGPLWDFLDAHNLKIVFALPGLVLATVFVTFPFVARELIPLMQAQGSEEEEAARVLGASGWQVFTRVTLPKIKWGLLYGVILCNARAMGEFGAVSVVFGHIRGETNTLPLHVEIEYNDYHTVGAFAAASILALLALATLALKLWAEHKLAQDKAARRADAVQA; the protein is encoded by the coding sequence ATGTCCGACTCACTCGCACTGTCGCGCCCCTTGCCTCCGGCCACTGCCGCGCGCAAATCCGATCCGACCGACGAGCCCGCGCTCGTCAAAGCCATTCTCATCGGTGTGGCGTTGTCGTTCTTCGTGTTGTTTCTCGTGCTGCCGCTCGCGTCGGTGTTCGTGACCGCGCTCGGCAAGGGCTTCGCCGCTTACTGGGAGGGGCTCACGAACGACGATGCGCTCTCGGCGATTCGTCTGACGTTACTCATCGCAGTGATTGCCGTACCGCTCAATCTGGTGTTCGGCGTGGCGGCGTCGTGGGCGATTGCGCGCTTCGAATTCAGAGGCAAGAGCGTTCTCACCACGCTCATCGATCTGCCGTTTTCCGTATCGCCGGTCGTGGCGGGGCTGACCTTCCTGCTCATTTTCGGGCGCCAGGGGCCGTTGTGGGACTTCCTCGACGCGCACAACCTGAAGATCGTGTTCGCGTTGCCGGGACTGGTGCTCGCGACGGTATTCGTCACGTTTCCATTCGTGGCGCGTGAACTGATCCCGCTGATGCAGGCGCAGGGCAGCGAGGAAGAGGAGGCTGCGCGCGTGCTGGGGGCGAGCGGCTGGCAAGTGTTCACGCGTGTGACGCTGCCCAAGATCAAATGGGGTTTGCTGTACGGCGTGATTCTGTGCAATGCGCGGGCGATGGGCGAGTTCGGGGCGGTCTCGGTTGTCTTCGGCCACATTCGCGGCGAGACGAACACGCTGCCGCTGCATGTGGAAATCGAATACAACGATTACCACACGGTGGGGGCATTTGCAGCGGCGTCGATTCTCGCGTTGCTCGCACTCGCTACGCTGGCGTTGAAGCTCTGGGCGGAACACAAGCTGGCGCAAGACAAGGCTGCGCGTCGGGCAGACGCGGTGCAGGCCTGA
- a CDS encoding sulfate ABC transporter substrate-binding protein, which translates to MNKAARGWKAKKLAVALGGLALAAGMTIQAHAASLSLLNVSYDPTRELYADYNKAFEAHYKQVSGDTVTVKASHGGSGKQARTVLDGAPADVVTLGISADIDELAAAGLVNKDWQKRLPDNATPYTSTIVLLVRKGNPKGIKDWNDLAKPGISVVTPNPKTSAGARWNYLAAWLYALKQPGGNEQKAQDFVKAIYKNVGVLDSGARGATTTFVERGIGDVLIAWENEALLSVKDLGPDKFDIVVPSSSILTEPPVAIVDKNVDKHGTRKAAEAYLQWLYSPQGQEIAAKHFYRPRSPEIARKYEAQYPKLKLYTVDADLGGWTKTQARHFADGGIFDQIYTKK; encoded by the coding sequence ATGAACAAAGCAGCACGGGGATGGAAAGCTAAGAAGCTGGCAGTCGCGCTGGGCGGTCTGGCGCTGGCTGCCGGCATGACGATTCAGGCGCATGCGGCGAGTCTGTCGCTGCTCAACGTGTCGTACGACCCGACGCGCGAGCTGTACGCCGACTACAACAAGGCCTTCGAGGCGCACTACAAGCAGGTTTCCGGCGACACCGTCACGGTCAAGGCCTCGCATGGCGGCTCGGGCAAGCAGGCCCGCACCGTGCTCGACGGCGCGCCCGCGGATGTCGTCACGCTCGGCATTTCGGCCGACATCGATGAACTTGCCGCCGCCGGTCTCGTGAACAAGGACTGGCAGAAGCGTTTGCCCGACAACGCCACGCCGTACACGTCGACCATCGTGTTGCTGGTGCGCAAGGGCAACCCGAAGGGCATCAAGGACTGGAACGATCTCGCCAAGCCAGGCATCAGCGTCGTGACGCCGAACCCGAAAACGTCGGCCGGCGCCCGTTGGAACTACCTTGCCGCATGGCTCTACGCGCTCAAGCAGCCGGGCGGTAACGAGCAGAAAGCGCAGGACTTCGTCAAGGCGATCTACAAGAACGTCGGTGTGCTGGACTCGGGAGCGCGCGGCGCGACCACCACGTTCGTGGAGCGCGGCATCGGCGACGTGCTGATTGCATGGGAAAACGAAGCGCTGCTGTCGGTGAAGGACCTCGGGCCGGACAAGTTCGATATCGTTGTACCGTCGTCGTCGATCCTGACCGAGCCGCCGGTGGCCATCGTCGACAAGAACGTGGACAAGCATGGCACCCGCAAGGCCGCCGAAGCCTACCTGCAATGGCTGTACTCGCCGCAGGGGCAGGAAATCGCCGCGAAGCACTTCTATCGTCCGCGTTCGCCGGAAATTGCCAGAAAGTACGAGGCGCAGTATCCGAAGCTCAAGCTCTATACGGTGGATGCCGATCTGGGCGGCTGGACGAAGACGCAGGCCAGGCACTTCGCCGACGGCGGCATCTTCGATCAGATCTACACCAAGAAGTAA